Part of the Thermodesulfobacteriota bacterium genome is shown below.
GATCTTCACGTCGTCCATGGTCGCAGCTTCCTTCCCTCCTCCCGGCAAACCTTGTAAACTTATCGGCAAAGAGGCCGATATATATTAGCATTCGGAGGAAAGGGGAGAGCGATGAGCCGAGTGTCCGCGATCATCCTGGCCGCCGGGAAGGGGAAGCGGATGAAATCCGCCCTCCCGAAAGTCGCGCACCCCGTTCTTGGCAGGCCCGTGGTGTGGCACGTCGCCGCCGCGGCGAGGGGTGCGGGGATCAAGGAGATGGTCTTCGTCCTCGGCTACGGGCGCGACAAGGTGCTCCCGACCGTGGAGGAGTTCGGCGGGAAGGTGGCGATCCAGGAGAGCCAGTTCGGCACGGGAGACGCCGCCCGGTGCGGGCTTAAAGAACTGCCCGCCTCGGTGAAGGAGGTCGTGGTGCTCTGCGGGGACGCCCCGCTCATCCGGCCTTCCACGATCCGTGCGCTTCTGGCGGTCCGCCGGCGGAAGGGCGCCGTCGCCGCCGTGCTGACGGGGATCCTCGACGACCCGACCGGGTACGGCCGGATCGTGCGCAACGGGAACGGGACCGTGGCGCGGATCGTCGAGGAGAAGGACGCGGACACGCCCATCCGGAAAATCCGGGAGGTGAACTCGGGGACGTACGCCTTCGACCGCGCCTTCCTCGAAGCCGGCCTGCCCCGCATCTCCGACGTAAACGCCCAGAGGGAGTTTTATCTTACCGACCTCGTGCTGGAGGCGCTCGCGCAGGGAAAGCGCGTGGTTCCGCTCGTGGCCGGCGACCCCGACGAAGTCCGGGGGATCAACTCGCGCCGCGAGCTCGCGGAGGCGGGGCGGATCCAGCAGGCGCGGAAGCTGGACGCTCTGATGGATGCCGGCGTGACGGTCATCGATCCCGACCGCACCTACGTCGAGACGGAAGTGCGGGTCGGCATGGACTCGGTCCTCGAGCCGGGGATCGTGCTGGCGGGGAACACGCGCGTGGGCCGGGCGGTCCGGATCCAGACGGGTTGCGTCGTCCAGGACTGCGTCATCGGGGACGGGGCCCATCTCAAGCCGTATTCGGTCATGGTGTCCTCGCGGGTGGGCAGGAACGCAATCGTAGGCCCGTTCTCGCACTTGCGACCGGAATGCGACATCGGCGAAGAGGCGCACATCGGCAACTTCGTCGAGGTGAAGAAGAGCCGGATCGGCAGGGGATCGAAAGCCAACCACCTGACCTACCTGGGCGATGCGACCGTCGGGAGGAAGGTCAACGTGGGGGCGGGTACCATCACCTGCAACTACGACGGCCTCGCGAAATACCCGACCGTCCTCGGAGACGGGGTGTTCGTCGGGAGCGACACGATGCTCGTCGCCCCCGTCACCATAGGGAAGGGCGCCCTGATCGGGGCCGGGTCGACTATCACGAAAAACGTCCCGCCGTACGCCCTTGCGCTGTCGCGCGCGGAGCAGAAGGTGTCGGAGTACTGGGTGGCCCGCAAGAAGCCGGAGCTGCTTAAAAAATGCGGCCTCGCCGTCCCGGCGGTCAAGGAAAAGACAGGGAAAGGGGAGAAGTGAAATGTGCGGAATCGTCGGATACACCGGCCCGAACCCGTGCGTCGAGATCCTGGTGGACGGGCTGCGCCGATTGGAATACCGCGGGTACGACTCGGCCGGGATCGCGGTCCTCACGGACGGCGACATCGCGGTGCGCAAGTCGCAGGGGAAGATCGCCCGGCTCACCGACCTGATCGCGAAGGAGCCGATCGACGGGACCTGCGGCGTCGGGCACACCCGCTGGGCGACCCACGGCCGCCCCTCCGACGAGAACGCCCACCCGCACCGGGTGGGGCACGTGGCGGTCATCCACAACGGGATCGTGGAGAACCACCGCACGCTGAAAGAGCTGCTCATGTCGAAGGGGCGCACCTTCTGCTCCGAGACCGAC
Proteins encoded:
- the glmU gene encoding bifunctional UDP-N-acetylglucosamine diphosphorylase/glucosamine-1-phosphate N-acetyltransferase GlmU, translating into MSRVSAIILAAGKGKRMKSALPKVAHPVLGRPVVWHVAAAARGAGIKEMVFVLGYGRDKVLPTVEEFGGKVAIQESQFGTGDAARCGLKELPASVKEVVVLCGDAPLIRPSTIRALLAVRRRKGAVAAVLTGILDDPTGYGRIVRNGNGTVARIVEEKDADTPIRKIREVNSGTYAFDRAFLEAGLPRISDVNAQREFYLTDLVLEALAQGKRVVPLVAGDPDEVRGINSRRELAEAGRIQQARKLDALMDAGVTVIDPDRTYVETEVRVGMDSVLEPGIVLAGNTRVGRAVRIQTGCVVQDCVIGDGAHLKPYSVMVSSRVGRNAIVGPFSHLRPECDIGEEAHIGNFVEVKKSRIGRGSKANHLTYLGDATVGRKVNVGAGTITCNYDGLAKYPTVLGDGVFVGSDTMLVAPVTIGKGALIGAGSTITKNVPPYALALSRAEQKVSEYWVARKKPELLKKCGLAVPAVKEKTGKGEK